One genomic window of Punica granatum isolate Tunisia-2019 chromosome 1, ASM765513v2, whole genome shotgun sequence includes the following:
- the LOC116192304 gene encoding major allergen Pru ar 1-like isoform X1 gives MGVVSYSMEVSTSISPVRMFKAFVLDDKLVATILPQAIKSVETVEGDGGPGTIKLVHFGDGGPGTIKLVHFGDASTFNSVKHRVDELDKEKLRYSYTIIEGDALMGALEKITNELEFEVGPDGGCVCKNTSKYYTKESIEIKEEQIKAGKEKAMVMFKAIEAHLLANPDSYN, from the exons ATGGGTGTTGTTAGCTACTCTATGGAGGTCTCCACCTCGATCTCGCCGGTCCGGATGTTCAAAGCCTTTGTCCTCGATGACAAACTTGTCGCCACCATCCTCCCGCAGGCTATCAAGAGCGTCGAGACTGTTGAAGGCGATGGTGGGCCCGGGACTATCAAATTGGTACACTTCGGTGATGGTGGGCCCGGGACTATCAAATTGGTACACTTCGGTGATG CCAGCACGTTCAACTCAGTGAAGCACCGGGTAGACGAGCTGGACAAGGAGAAGCTGAGGTACAGCTACACGATCATTGAGGGGGATGCCTTGATGGGTGCGCTCGAGAAGATCACGAATGAGCTCGAATTCGAGGTGGGGCCCGACGGCGGATGTGTCTGCAAGAACACCAGCAAGTACTATACGAAGGAGAGTATTGAGATAAAGGAGGAGCAGATCAAGGCCGGGAAAGAGAAAGCCATGGTAATGTTCAAGGCCATCGAAGCCCACCTCTTGGCCAATCCAGACTCCTATAACTAA
- the LOC116192304 gene encoding major allergen Pru ar 1-like isoform X2: protein MGVVSYSMEVSTSISPVRMFKAFVLDDKLVATILPQAIKSVETVEGDGGPGTIKLVHFGDASTFNSVKHRVDELDKEKLRYSYTIIEGDALMGALEKITNELEFEVGPDGGCVCKNTSKYYTKESIEIKEEQIKAGKEKAMVMFKAIEAHLLANPDSYN from the exons ATGGGTGTTGTTAGCTACTCTATGGAGGTCTCCACCTCGATCTCGCCGGTCCGGATGTTCAAAGCCTTTGTCCTCGATGACAAACTTGTCGCCACCATCCTCCCGCAGGCTATCAAGAGCGTCGAGACTGTTGAAGGCGATGGTGGGCCCGGGACTATCAAATTGGTACACTTCGGTGATG CCAGCACGTTCAACTCAGTGAAGCACCGGGTAGACGAGCTGGACAAGGAGAAGCTGAGGTACAGCTACACGATCATTGAGGGGGATGCCTTGATGGGTGCGCTCGAGAAGATCACGAATGAGCTCGAATTCGAGGTGGGGCCCGACGGCGGATGTGTCTGCAAGAACACCAGCAAGTACTATACGAAGGAGAGTATTGAGATAAAGGAGGAGCAGATCAAGGCCGGGAAAGAGAAAGCCATGGTAATGTTCAAGGCCATCGAAGCCCACCTCTTGGCCAATCCAGACTCCTATAACTAA